A stretch of the Gemmatimonadota bacterium genome encodes the following:
- a CDS encoding sialidase family protein — MPGKLDVRLLPGTHSIDALVGEGYFPVITCLGGSELLVAYRCGAAHMGLGGRLDVGRSLDGGLTWSAPMTVADSERDDRNPALGLAPDGTLVLAYHWQGSYDEDGAWKPELGRVDTRVVFSADGGHTWTGDELIDYTPINGASPFGKIFTADGVLHMLIYGGSPLCQPGDGTVRVGPATTPTYILRSTDNGRTWGDPTLVAMGLNESDVAILPDGRWLFVARSENRSEQALYACVSEDGGYTWRGTGRVTDAMEHPPDITLLSNGWLLMLFGRRHPPFGVEGLISRDGGATWDDRRLVIDDSLPGADIGYPSTARLEDGRLVTAYYTAGTAEKQWEMFRAADVACKVVSYDESSLIDHWSKVT, encoded by the coding sequence ATGCCCGGTAAACTCGATGTACGCCTTTTGCCCGGTACCCATTCGATCGACGCGCTAGTGGGTGAGGGGTATTTCCCTGTCATAACCTGCCTGGGAGGCAGCGAACTGCTTGTGGCATACCGTTGCGGCGCCGCGCACATGGGCCTGGGCGGTCGCCTTGACGTAGGAAGGTCGCTTGACGGCGGTTTGACCTGGTCCGCACCAATGACCGTGGCCGACAGCGAAAGAGACGACCGCAACCCCGCACTGGGCCTGGCTCCTGACGGCACGCTCGTCCTGGCCTACCACTGGCAGGGTTCCTACGATGAAGACGGCGCGTGGAAACCGGAATTGGGCCGCGTCGATACCCGGGTCGTATTCTCCGCAGACGGCGGACATACCTGGACCGGCGACGAACTCATCGATTACACTCCGATCAACGGGGCCTCTCCCTTCGGCAAGATCTTCACCGCGGACGGTGTCCTGCACATGCTGATCTATGGCGGCTCGCCGTTGTGCCAACCCGGTGACGGTACGGTCCGCGTCGGCCCCGCGACGACACCGACGTATATCCTCCGATCCACGGACAACGGCCGTACCTGGGGAGACCCGACCCTGGTGGCGATGGGATTGAACGAATCGGACGTGGCCATCCTTCCCGACGGCCGCTGGCTGTTTGTCGCCCGTTCGGAGAACCGGTCCGAACAGGCGCTGTACGCCTGTGTTTCGGAAGACGGCGGGTACACCTGGCGTGGGACCGGACGGGTCACGGACGCGATGGAGCATCCGCCGGACATTACCCTGCTATCCAACGGCTGGCTGCTGATGCTCTTCGGACGCCGTCATCCACCCTTCGGCGTGGAAGGCCTGATCAGCCGGGACGGCGGGGCGACCTGGGACGACCGGAGGCTGGTCATCGATGACTCCCTGCCCGGGGCCGACATCGGTTATCCCTCCACTGCCCGCCTCGAAGACGGCCGGCTGGTTACCGCCTATTACACGGCAGGGACCGCGGAGAAGCAGTGGGAGATGTTCCGTGCCGCGGACGTCGCCTGCAAGGTCGTGTCCTACGACGAATCCAGCCTGATCGACCACTGGAGTAAAGTCACGTAA
- a CDS encoding ABC transporter ATP-binding protein, translating to MPRTAEIIRQTLYRRKYAIIAVVLMMLAGSAVMLVQPLFYKMLFDRVIPESDTGLLWWLLTGMVATPLVAIGISYFEGHIRVRIGYTVTLALRKAVLNHLLHVRLDAVEKIPRGGMVYRVTRDAGKIGDMYIKNELLPVVSSAIVLAGVLAVMFVLNVELAAVFCAALPATYLVTRYLTRYSKEMDRQVNDQGKVSESFLYEVFNAFRTIRMFNGEEHAMRRWAGHMDSLTRIKIRGAALHDIMLTFPNEVINGLVLGVLLGYGAFQVMDDAVTIGSLVAIMAYAPRAYAALRTVLTTYTGTRLIKVSVESLNDLFDLPLEPGLRGTFSPQPLVIEPPAIEFSNVDFRYERGYEVKDLSFRMNGGEFVGVVGPSGGGKTTIIDLLTRLQEPESGRITVAGRDIRDMSLESLRNQIAVVSQDVFIWNATLAENIAYPETDYRPEMVARAVHSSSLEEFIGNQPEGLDTLAGEGGVALSGGEKQRIALARAFMRSSARILILDEATSALDALAEEKIRIAVEEARTGRTAIVIAHRLSTIRHADRILVIDGGKLVESGTPRELVARGGIFSKMYEAQALDFE from the coding sequence GTGCCACGTACCGCCGAGATAATCCGGCAGACGCTGTATCGGCGCAAGTACGCCATTATCGCAGTGGTCCTCATGATGCTTGCGGGATCGGCCGTCATGCTGGTCCAGCCCCTGTTTTACAAGATGCTGTTCGACAGGGTGATCCCGGAATCGGACACCGGTCTGCTGTGGTGGCTGCTGACGGGGATGGTGGCGACCCCCCTGGTGGCGATCGGGATCTCCTATTTCGAGGGACATATCAGGGTCCGAATAGGCTATACGGTAACGCTGGCCCTGCGCAAGGCGGTCTTGAACCATCTGCTGCACGTGCGGCTCGATGCCGTCGAGAAGATTCCCAGGGGCGGCATGGTCTATCGGGTAACGCGGGATGCCGGCAAGATCGGCGACATGTACATAAAGAACGAGTTGTTGCCGGTGGTTTCCAGCGCGATCGTGCTGGCCGGCGTGCTGGCCGTGATGTTCGTTTTGAACGTCGAATTGGCGGCCGTCTTCTGCGCCGCGTTGCCGGCGACCTATCTCGTGACCCGGTACCTGACCCGGTACTCGAAGGAAATGGACCGGCAGGTGAACGACCAGGGCAAGGTCTCGGAGAGCTTTCTCTACGAAGTATTCAACGCATTTCGCACGATACGCATGTTCAACGGCGAGGAACATGCCATGAGGCGGTGGGCCGGCCACATGGACAGCCTCACCCGGATCAAGATACGAGGCGCGGCCCTCCACGACATCATGCTCACTTTTCCGAACGAAGTAATCAACGGACTGGTACTTGGCGTGCTGCTGGGATACGGCGCATTCCAGGTCATGGACGATGCCGTCACCATCGGCAGCCTGGTGGCGATTATGGCCTATGCGCCTCGGGCGTACGCCGCGTTGCGAACGGTGCTCACCACCTATACCGGCACACGGTTGATCAAGGTCTCGGTCGAGAGTCTGAACGACCTGTTCGATCTTCCCCTTGAACCGGGTCTGCGAGGTACGTTCAGCCCTCAACCGCTCGTCATCGAACCGCCGGCCATCGAATTTTCCAATGTGGATTTCAGATACGAACGGGGCTATGAGGTGAAGGATCTGTCGTTCAGGATGAACGGAGGGGAATTCGTCGGCGTCGTGGGTCCCAGCGGTGGGGGGAAGACCACGATTATCGATCTGCTGACCCGATTACAGGAACCTGAAAGCGGCCGGATCACAGTCGCTGGAAGGGACATTCGTGATATGTCCCTTGAATCGCTGCGGAACCAGATCGCCGTGGTGTCCCAGGATGTATTCATCTGGAACGCCACGCTCGCGGAGAACATCGCTTACCCCGAAACCGACTATCGTCCGGAGATGGTAGCCCGGGCCGTGCATTCCTCCTCGTTGGAAGAATTCATTGGAAATCAACCGGAGGGCCTCGATACGCTCGCGGGAGAGGGCGGGGTCGCGCTCTCGGGAGGGGAGAAGCAACGCATCGCGCTGGCACGGGCATTCATGCGTAGCAGTGCGAGGATCCTGATTCTCGACGAGGCCACTTCCGCCCTGGACGCCCTGGCCGAGGAGAAGATCAGAATAGCCGTTGAAGAGGCAAGAACGGGCCGAACCGCCATCGTCATTGCCCATCGTCTGTCCACGATCCGTCATGCGGACCGCATCCTGGTCATCGACGGAGGAAAACTGGTCGAATCGGGCACACCGAGAGAACTGGTAGCTCGCGGTGGCATCTTCTCAAAAATGTACGAGGCCCAGGCGCTGGATTTCGAGTAG
- a CDS encoding exo-alpha-sialidase, with product MRLVDSGVICDDQVIPDHRRNCAFTTISRLHDGTILVSGRWGSARDSVDGHACIWATADLGRTWELRYDGFGKGSWDGKPGEIKGLTSTELSPGKLTATALWVDRSDPDLPFIHPETQGLLPMRIMHADSEDGGFTWSMPRSMETTPHLAASPCSHPIIRLPGGVLAQPYEQWKEYLDSSPGRPAARLRFSRDGGRTWPDFATVARHPDNALAYWDQRLAVHPDDGRLVATFWTHDFYAGIDVDIHIAFGSPDGRSWTVPRVTGLPGQHCQPLSLGGDRLLAAYPRRRDPPGIVLSISEDFGENWDRERDLLVYDSTAGTESGASGARSQSELWGDMERWRFGHPRMVRLPDDEVFVVYYAGNDTVKTARWARVRV from the coding sequence GTGCGCCTTGTAGATTCCGGCGTGATTTGCGACGACCAGGTCATCCCGGATCACCGCAGGAACTGCGCCTTCACCACCATCAGCCGGCTGCATGACGGCACGATACTCGTTTCGGGCCGCTGGGGCTCGGCACGCGATTCGGTGGACGGGCACGCCTGTATCTGGGCCACGGCGGATCTCGGCCGGACCTGGGAACTGCGTTACGACGGCTTCGGCAAGGGATCGTGGGACGGCAAGCCCGGCGAAATCAAGGGGCTTACCAGTACGGAACTGTCCCCCGGGAAGCTCACCGCCACGGCTCTGTGGGTAGACCGTTCCGACCCTGATCTACCCTTCATCCATCCGGAGACGCAGGGCCTGCTCCCCATGCGCATCATGCACGCGGATTCTGAGGACGGGGGATTCACCTGGAGCATGCCGCGCTCCATGGAAACCACGCCCCACCTCGCCGCCTCACCCTGTTCGCACCCCATCATACGGTTGCCCGGCGGTGTCCTGGCGCAGCCCTATGAACAGTGGAAGGAATACTTGGATTCGTCACCGGGCCGGCCCGCGGCCAGGCTGCGTTTCTCCCGGGACGGGGGCCGGACCTGGCCGGACTTCGCCACCGTGGCCCGGCATCCGGACAATGCGCTGGCCTACTGGGACCAGCGGCTGGCTGTCCATCCCGATGACGGCCGCCTGGTCGCCACGTTCTGGACCCACGATTTCTACGCGGGCATCGACGTCGACATTCATATCGCCTTCGGATCGCCGGACGGCAGGTCATGGACGGTCCCGCGCGTTACCGGCCTTCCCGGCCAGCACTGCCAGCCCCTGTCCCTGGGCGGCGACCGCCTGCTGGCCGCCTATCCGCGACGCAGGGATCCTCCGGGCATCGTGCTTTCCATCAGCGAGGATTTCGGGGAGAACTGGGATCGCGAACGGGATCTCCTGGTCTACGACAGCACTGCGGGCACGGAATCCGGCGCCAGCGGCGCCCGCAGCCAGTCCGAACTGTGGGGCGACATGGAGCGGTGGCGCTTCGGACATCCCCGGATGGTGCGTTTGCCGGACGACGAGGTGTTTGTCGTCTACTATGCGGGCAATGATACCGTCAAGACCGCACGATGGGCGAGGGTGCGCGTTTAG
- a CDS encoding GMC family oxidoreductase: protein MSLPNPRIRRPDVIIIGTGAAGAVMAKELSTQGLRVVAMEMGPFLKTRHFDQDELTAMHPASSSLHEHADIYRHDQPNTYRQSASEQAIEDHGIHMQSTVGGSTLHYTGISWRLHENDFKERSLFGDLDGADVQDWPIDYWDLEHYYEKAEYEVGISGLAGANPFDPPRRRPYPMPPVPRTSSGALADMAAQKLGWHSYPAPLAINSREYGGRPPVMNCGFCESYVCTIGARSSMLVTMIPRALRTGNCEVRADSCVREIVVDEDGRAEGVIYLDKDLREHRLEARAVIVCCNGVHTPRLLLMSKSNLFPDGLANSSGKVGRHLMFNYYQSARGFFEKDLNEYKGVMDSRIIQDVYDPDPDKYGFFGGGVLEPRGDGETISFANLNMPRLRRWGARRKKWIMDNYTRYMVALTSMQSMSQESNTIDLDPDVRDKWGLPVPRVTYNVHPNEHKLGDFFRDRARELLDTAGAHGIVASPNFVPHGDAHLMGTCRMGNDPATSVVNKFNQAHDVDNLFIVDGSSFVTSGKSNPTLTIQALAFRCADYIITQMSRLNIR, encoded by the coding sequence ATGTCCCTTCCCAATCCCAGAATCCGCCGACCTGACGTCATCATCATCGGCACCGGTGCCGCCGGCGCCGTCATGGCGAAGGAACTGAGCACGCAGGGCCTAAGGGTCGTCGCCATGGAAATGGGGCCCTTCCTGAAGACGCGGCACTTCGACCAGGACGAGCTCACGGCGATGCATCCCGCCAGCAGCAGCCTGCATGAACACGCCGACATCTATCGCCATGACCAGCCCAATACCTACCGGCAGTCGGCCAGTGAACAGGCCATCGAGGATCACGGGATTCACATGCAGAGCACGGTGGGCGGCAGCACGCTCCACTACACGGGCATATCCTGGCGGCTCCACGAGAACGATTTCAAGGAGCGAAGCCTCTTCGGCGACCTGGACGGCGCGGACGTGCAGGACTGGCCCATCGACTACTGGGACCTCGAGCACTACTACGAAAAGGCCGAGTACGAAGTCGGCATCTCTGGACTCGCCGGCGCCAATCCCTTCGATCCGCCGCGCCGCCGGCCCTATCCCATGCCGCCGGTGCCGCGGACCAGCTCGGGCGCCCTGGCCGACATGGCGGCCCAGAAGCTGGGCTGGCACTCCTACCCGGCGCCGCTGGCCATCAACTCCCGGGAATACGGCGGGCGGCCGCCGGTCATGAACTGTGGCTTTTGTGAAAGCTACGTCTGTACCATCGGCGCTCGGTCCAGCATGCTGGTCACCATGATCCCCCGTGCGCTGAGGACGGGCAACTGCGAGGTGCGGGCCGATTCCTGCGTGCGGGAGATCGTCGTCGACGAGGACGGCAGAGCGGAAGGGGTCATCTACCTCGACAAGGACCTTCGGGAGCATCGCCTGGAGGCCCGTGCCGTGATCGTCTGCTGCAACGGCGTCCATACCCCCCGCCTCCTGCTCATGTCCAAATCGAATCTCTTTCCGGACGGTCTGGCGAACAGCAGCGGCAAGGTGGGCAGGCACCTCATGTTCAACTACTACCAGTCCGCGCGGGGTTTCTTCGAGAAGGATCTGAACGAGTACAAGGGGGTCATGGATTCCCGGATCATACAGGATGTCTACGACCCCGATCCGGACAAGTACGGCTTCTTCGGCGGGGGCGTGCTGGAACCGCGGGGAGACGGCGAAACCATATCTTTCGCCAACCTGAACATGCCGCGCCTTCGCAGGTGGGGCGCCCGGCGCAAGAAATGGATCATGGACAACTACACCCGCTACATGGTCGCCCTGACGAGCATGCAGTCCATGTCCCAGGAATCCAATACGATAGACCTGGATCCAGACGTCAGGGACAAGTGGGGCCTGCCTGTCCCGCGCGTAACCTACAACGTGCATCCGAACGAGCATAAACTCGGGGACTTCTTCCGCGACCGGGCCCGTGAGCTGCTCGACACCGCCGGGGCCCACGGGATCGTCGCCTCACCGAATTTCGTACCCCACGGCGACGCTCATCTCATGGGTACCTGCCGCATGGGCAACGATCCGGCGACTTCGGTGGTCAACAAGTTCAACCAGGCCCACGACGTGGACAACCTGTTCATCGTGGACGGTTCGTCCTTCGTCACCAGCGGAAAGAGCAATCCGACGCTGACGATCCAGGCGTTGGCGTTCCGCTGCGCCGATTACATCATTACGCAGATGTCAAGATTGAATATCAGGTAG
- a CDS encoding aldolase/citrate lyase family protein: MAAGNLKQRIGAGEQIIGANVGMTHTLEQLKKIVESGKFDFLWVDGQHSAFSEDRLVEFCDRADTLDADVVFRIKHTCHSYLVGNLLDLGPAGIEVPQVETESTVEEAVDFFYYPQKGMRSWGGGARRKVNEVGGDRLQYAAWWNNYGVLMIQLESIPAVTGARRLAKAGVDCLSFGPNDLMYSIEAHPQHPFRDVDDCVQHVVDQLRDSDTRVCFRNYAPETRQEYVDMGVTVFLENPVL; this comes from the coding sequence ATGGCGGCGGGCAATTTGAAACAGCGCATTGGTGCGGGCGAGCAGATCATTGGCGCCAATGTCGGCATGACCCATACCCTGGAGCAGTTGAAAAAGATCGTTGAATCCGGAAAATTCGATTTTCTCTGGGTGGATGGACAACACAGTGCCTTCAGCGAAGACCGGCTGGTGGAGTTCTGCGACCGGGCCGATACGCTGGACGCCGACGTGGTATTCCGAATCAAGCACACCTGTCACAGCTATCTCGTCGGCAACCTGCTCGACCTCGGCCCGGCGGGGATCGAAGTGCCCCAGGTCGAAACGGAATCAACCGTCGAGGAGGCGGTCGACTTCTTCTACTACCCGCAGAAGGGCATGCGGAGCTGGGGAGGCGGGGCGCGGCGGAAAGTCAACGAAGTCGGGGGAGACCGGCTTCAGTACGCCGCATGGTGGAACAACTACGGCGTATTGATGATCCAACTCGAATCGATCCCCGCGGTGACCGGTGCGCGGAGACTGGCCAAGGCGGGCGTGGACTGCCTGTCCTTCGGCCCGAACGATCTGATGTACAGTATCGAAGCGCACCCGCAACACCCCTTCCGCGACGTGGACGACTGCGTCCAGCACGTGGTCGACCAACTCAGGGACTCTGACACGCGAGTATGCTTTCGCAACTACGCGCCGGAAACCCGCCAGGAATACGTGGACATGGGTGTAACGGTATTTCTGGAGAATCCGGTTCTGTAA
- a CDS encoding D-galactonate dehydratase gives MKITHFEILRVPPSWVWLKIHTDTELFGWGEPYLENHPESVIAEVRRLEPLLIGKDPCRVESLWHTMYEGGSGYVGGPVKMSAISGIDMALWDLAGKAAGIPVHGMLGGACRDRIRMYRAVGGQLPWCVEPGLPYDAGWDPSREPDWVFPEGHEEAARVIIEEWGFRCMKLHVGMGTGLEPTYEVERIAEAFAAVRKGAGPDVEVAVDIHNPHPAMAKQMISALTPHRPLFIEEPMPVERVDVLADIARNSEVPIAAGERWMGKWIFYDALRKNALSVMQPDLCHAGGITECHKIAVMGESAYAKLALHCPLSPLALAASIQIDACASNFLVQEHNEVNCWREGGRTFIGKGYFAEPFVLDADGCVAVPQGPGLGVDIDPEGFEQIMARPWRDVRG, from the coding sequence ATGAAAATAACCCACTTCGAAATCCTGCGCGTTCCGCCCAGTTGGGTATGGCTGAAGATCCACACGGACACCGAGCTGTTCGGCTGGGGCGAACCCTATCTGGAAAACCACCCCGAAAGCGTCATTGCCGAAGTGCGGCGCCTCGAGCCGCTGCTGATCGGCAAGGATCCATGCCGCGTCGAGTCGCTGTGGCATACCATGTACGAGGGCGGTTCCGGCTACGTGGGCGGACCGGTGAAGATGAGCGCGATCAGCGGCATCGACATGGCGCTCTGGGACCTTGCCGGGAAAGCCGCGGGGATCCCGGTCCACGGCATGCTCGGCGGGGCCTGCCGCGACCGGATACGCATGTACCGCGCCGTGGGAGGCCAGTTGCCGTGGTGCGTGGAGCCCGGTCTGCCCTACGATGCGGGTTGGGATCCTTCCCGGGAACCGGATTGGGTTTTCCCGGAGGGCCACGAGGAAGCAGCCCGGGTCATTATCGAAGAATGGGGCTTCCGATGCATGAAGCTGCACGTGGGCATGGGTACCGGACTGGAACCTACTTATGAAGTGGAACGGATTGCCGAAGCTTTCGCCGCCGTGCGGAAGGGGGCCGGTCCCGATGTAGAAGTGGCCGTGGATATCCACAATCCGCACCCCGCGATGGCGAAACAGATGATCTCCGCCCTCACGCCCCACCGTCCTTTATTCATCGAGGAACCCATGCCCGTGGAACGGGTCGACGTGCTCGCGGACATCGCGCGCAACAGCGAAGTCCCCATCGCCGCCGGGGAACGATGGATGGGCAAGTGGATCTTCTACGATGCGTTGCGCAAGAACGCCCTGTCCGTGATGCAGCCGGACCTGTGCCACGCGGGCGGGATCACAGAATGCCACAAGATCGCGGTGATGGGTGAAAGCGCTTACGCGAAACTCGCCCTGCACTGCCCTTTGAGCCCCCTGGCCCTGGCCGCGTCCATCCAGATCGACGCCTGCGCGTCGAATTTCCTGGTCCAGGAACACAACGAAGTGAATTGCTGGCGCGAGGGGGGCAGGACGTTCATCGGCAAGGGGTACTTCGCCGAACCCTTCGTGCTGGATGCGGACGGCTGCGTGGCGGTTCCCCAGGGCCCGGGTCTCGGTGTCGACATCGACCCGGAAGGATTCGAGCAGATCATGGCCCGGCCGTGGCGGGACGTGCGGGGCTGA
- a CDS encoding histidinol-phosphate transaminase, translating into MGFGSVLKNGFTRRRFMKGALLGAGAVAAGSTWDIAEALATGKKASDVHGYGVDPGRVQIGANENPLGASPRAIAAIAENLHKINRYDFGVDLPVRLNKFHGVPGVENFELSFTDMRSFMRFRELNRIMVTPGSGPILQALAVMAASDGRECIEAVPGYGSVARGFQSFQMMGKNVSVVRVPTTGDFVHDLGAMKAAITPNTSLIVVTNPNNPTGTIVPYDELVSLVDAAPEKAIVLIDEAYIHFVRDPDYQDAVKLALERENVVVARTFSKIYGLAGMRIGYAVAGQRMMDMLMAHMGFFGGGLSTLGMHAALAALDDDEFVARTLKVVNDGKEYLSAEFDRLGLAYTPSHGNYMIVDVKRDSRRMSGELFRRGVMVRAGSGYRTRETDLLGNHLRVTIGKPDELEVFVNELEDILGGSNQG; encoded by the coding sequence ATGGGTTTCGGGAGTGTACTGAAGAACGGTTTCACCCGGCGTCGTTTCATGAAGGGCGCTTTGCTGGGCGCCGGCGCCGTGGCCGCGGGATCGACCTGGGACATCGCGGAAGCGCTCGCCACCGGCAAGAAGGCGAGCGACGTCCATGGCTACGGTGTTGATCCGGGCCGGGTTCAGATCGGTGCCAACGAGAACCCGCTTGGCGCGTCCCCCCGTGCCATTGCGGCCATCGCCGAGAACCTGCATAAAATCAACCGATACGATTTCGGCGTCGACCTGCCGGTCCGCCTCAACAAGTTCCACGGCGTCCCCGGCGTCGAGAATTTCGAACTGAGTTTCACTGACATGCGCTCCTTCATGCGTTTCAGGGAATTGAACCGGATCATGGTTACCCCCGGTTCGGGTCCGATTCTTCAGGCGCTCGCCGTCATGGCCGCGAGCGACGGCAGGGAGTGTATCGAGGCGGTCCCGGGATATGGATCGGTCGCACGGGGATTTCAGAGTTTTCAGATGATGGGGAAGAACGTCAGCGTCGTCCGCGTGCCGACCACGGGTGATTTCGTGCACGATCTTGGCGCCATGAAGGCGGCCATCACCCCGAATACGTCCCTGATCGTCGTCACCAATCCCAACAATCCCACCGGAACGATTGTGCCTTACGACGAACTGGTGTCCCTGGTGGATGCGGCGCCCGAGAAGGCCATCGTGCTCATCGACGAAGCCTATATCCACTTCGTTCGGGATCCGGACTACCAGGATGCCGTCAAACTCGCCCTGGAGCGGGAAAACGTGGTGGTCGCCCGCACCTTCTCCAAGATCTACGGCCTGGCCGGCATGCGCATCGGGTACGCCGTCGCTGGCCAGCGGATGATGGATATGCTGATGGCGCACATGGGTTTCTTCGGGGGCGGGCTGAGCACGCTGGGCATGCACGCGGCGCTGGCGGCCCTGGACGACGATGAATTCGTGGCGCGCACGCTGAAGGTCGTGAACGACGGCAAGGAATACCTGTCTGCCGAGTTCGACCGCCTGGGACTGGCGTATACGCCGAGCCACGGAAACTACATGATCGTGGACGTCAAGCGGGACAGCCGGCGGATGTCGGGCGAACTGTTCAGACGCGGTGTTATGGTGCGCGCCGGATCGGGATACCGCACCAGGGAGACCGATCTCCTCGGAAATCATCTGCGGGTCACCATCGGCAAGCCGGACGAACTCGAGGTGTTCGTGAATGAACTCGAGGATATCCTGGGTGGGTCGAACCAGGGTTAG
- a CDS encoding mannonate dehydratase encodes MYLHDVVNWTEFDDDTLSFYRAISVDLIQLDLRTGGRVEAERHVRAGKDSTELFEKAREKTESHGLRLHTVFMPVLEGITLATEKRDDELGAFVRLIECIGRAGIPTLAWNFKPMGNFRTPSDIGRGGVVYSTFDYAEFDRNRPPPREPPVSEAVMWDNMVTFMNIVVPAAEKAGVNLALHPDDPPIPEPLGGVAQICSTVEHFRRIFDTVPSDNHRMLFCQGCMTELAGPQGVYGIIAEMASRNKIALVHFRNVRGQLPRFAEVFIDEGEVDMRRAMETYRDNGYDGPFGMDHTPGFPQARAGWAGRAYANGYIRATIQTVYGR; translated from the coding sequence ATGTATCTGCACGATGTCGTAAACTGGACCGAATTCGACGACGATACGCTCAGCTTCTATCGCGCGATCAGCGTGGATTTGATCCAGCTGGATCTCAGGACCGGCGGCAGGGTCGAGGCTGAACGGCACGTGAGGGCGGGCAAGGACAGCACGGAGCTCTTCGAAAAAGCCCGGGAGAAGACCGAATCCCATGGGCTCCGGCTGCATACCGTCTTCATGCCGGTCCTGGAAGGGATCACCCTGGCCACGGAGAAGCGGGACGACGAACTGGGCGCCTTTGTCCGGCTCATCGAATGCATCGGCCGCGCGGGCATACCAACCCTCGCCTGGAATTTCAAGCCGATGGGGAATTTCCGGACCCCCTCCGACATTGGCCGCGGCGGCGTGGTCTACAGCACGTTCGACTATGCCGAGTTCGACCGGAACCGTCCTCCGCCCCGCGAGCCGCCCGTCTCCGAAGCGGTGATGTGGGACAACATGGTCACCTTCATGAATATCGTGGTTCCGGCCGCCGAGAAGGCCGGCGTCAACCTGGCGCTCCACCCGGACGACCCGCCCATTCCCGAGCCGCTGGGCGGCGTCGCGCAGATCTGTTCCACGGTGGAGCACTTCCGGCGCATCTTCGACACGGTACCGAGCGATAACCACAGGATGCTTTTCTGCCAGGGCTGCATGACCGAACTGGCGGGTCCCCAGGGTGTATACGGCATCATTGCCGAGATGGCGTCCCGGAACAAGATCGCCCTGGTTCATTTCCGAAACGTCCGGGGCCAATTGCCGAGGTTCGCCGAGGTGTTCATCGATGAAGGCGAAGTGGATATGCGCCGGGCCATGGAAACCTATCGCGACAACGGGTACGACGGGCCTTTCGGGATGGACCACACGCCGGGATTTCCGCAGGCACGGGCCGGATGGGCCGGGCGCGCCTATGCGAACGGCTACATTCGCGCCACGATCCAGACGGTCTACGGCCGGTAA
- a CDS encoding Rrf2 family transcriptional regulator, with protein sequence MKVTAQEEYGLRCILQLARHHSRDPVTGRQIAESEGISLDYVSKLLMILRRAELVRSVRGIRGGYALAKEPRSITLGEVMRALSSEEGIVITSPDSHMCDHFSGHLEACAHLNACAIRPVWTVLARYLSGVLDHISLADLLQTEHQVLEVVEQVSRDTLRGQARGGTIHIARTHGLFRTAGINRFKE encoded by the coding sequence ATGAAAGTGACCGCCCAGGAAGAATACGGACTTCGGTGCATACTGCAACTGGCGCGACATCATTCCCGCGACCCGGTAACGGGCCGCCAGATCGCCGAGTCGGAGGGCATTTCCCTGGACTACGTCTCGAAGCTGCTGATGATCCTCAGGCGGGCGGAACTCGTCCGAAGCGTGCGGGGAATCAGGGGAGGATACGCGCTGGCGAAGGAGCCGCGAAGCATCACGCTGGGCGAGGTCATGCGCGCCCTGAGTTCTGAAGAGGGGATCGTGATCACCAGCCCGGACAGCCACATGTGCGATCATTTCTCCGGCCACCTGGAGGCGTGCGCGCACCTGAACGCATGCGCCATCCGTCCGGTCTGGACGGTCCTGGCCCGGTACCTGTCCGGCGTGCTCGATCACATTTCCCTCGCGGACCTGCTGCAGACGGAACACCAGGTGCTCGAGGTGGTGGAGCAGGTTTCCCGCGATACCCTGCGGGGCCAGGCGAGGGGCGGCACGATCCACATAGCCCGTACGCACGGCTTGTTCAGAACGGCAGGGATTAATCGTTTCAAGGAG